In the Oncorhynchus tshawytscha isolate Ot180627B linkage group LG17, Otsh_v2.0, whole genome shotgun sequence genome, one interval contains:
- the LOC112216943 gene encoding USP6 N-terminal-like protein isoform X2, with translation MRTKSLSRLEDPTESVKRASGTEQDAVLRLEQERAEIVSKYDKGKEGATVEPWEDASFHLYKVIDRFGFVHENDLPSYDSVEEKQKHIEVERTSKWLKMMKSWDKYKNSEKLVRRIYKGIPLQLRGEVWCLLLDVPKIKEEKKDFYEKLKLRARGLSPDVRQIDLDVNRTYRDHIMFMTRYDVKQQALFHVLTAYSMYNTEVGYCQGMSQITALLLIYMNEEDAFWALVKLLSGQKHAMHGFFIPGFPKLMRFQEHHDRILKKMMPKLKSHLDTQEVFTSLYTMKWFFQCFLDRTPFTLTLRIWDIYILEGERVLTAMSYTVLKLHKKHLLKLSMEDLVEFLQVTLAKDFFYEDDFVIEQLQNNMVELRRSKLELAAPGKEDEYPKKLLGQLPPEPAVNQNHVANGQSHAQPAEPPKAPSPSPEHQRDSQPPNRAGRDSLEKLVRQHKAEKREARSRGSGENAVHLDPHCKQPSVHIDPHCKQPSVPPLATPERGSTPTPSPAPSPSPHNNPPIKVVDGGKPQNHATANHNSNAASSSSRKDIAPRWVKPSETKLEAAKAAAAREIQLSRGGSPAPSSPDDTLLLNPRPRSRGLIPGSNRGSNSSQYDNVPGGAEQDFVEELERSPSPFLPPTPSLQGPVGRQAKRHIPAGLSLNSPAGGKPYVHPNGQSQYHTPPQQYSPGRPAMVPLHYPPYSVSLEQRGLGEDRHYGPPPSRGTPPMGLMYGERAYVTTQRPSHSPEKALMNNSYATTHRQPPSSAQPPRTLVVPQVPRTIQQLDSPGSNASTYLHQPTRLTSTAAAYPVSPTVAYNRYEGRRRGEQTQPYLSEGPGRGGAVEVQPWGQQEGGDMTRAPGGVPRSPSFQRAQMSPVQEFTFPPGPDGLAHYRTQFHEQQQPTMRQQLPPLFGGQHYRHAPEAFTMQESMLL, from the exons ATGCGGACTAAATCTCTCAGTAGACTGGAGGATCCAACAGAGAGCGTGAAGAGAG CGTCTGGTACAGAGCAGGATGCTGTGCTGAGGCTTGAGCAGGAGAGGGCTGAGATCGTCTCCAAATATGACAAG GGAAAAGAGGGCGCCACTGTGGAACCCTGGGAGGATGCAAGCTTCCACCTGTACAAAGTCATTGACCGCTTCGGCTTTgtaca tgAGAATGACCTTCCGTCCTACGACTCGGTGGAAGAGAAG CAAAAACACATAGAGGTAGAAAGGACCTCAAAATGGCTGAAGATGATGAAGAGCTGGGACAAGTATAAGAACAGTGAAAAG CTGGTGAGGCGGATCTATAAGGGAATTCCCCTACAGCTCCGAGGAGAGGTGTGGTGTCTGCTCCTCGACGTTCCCAAAataaaggaggagaagaaagactTCTACGAG AAGCTGAAGCTCAGGGCTCGAGGTCTGTCTCCTGATGTCCGTCAGATTGACCTGGATGTGAACCGAACCTACAGGGACCACATCATGTTCATGACCCGCTACGACGTCAA gCAGCAGGCTCTGTTCCACGTGCTAACAGCCTACTCCATGTACAACACG gaggTGGGGTACTGCCAGGGCATGAGTCAGATCACTGCTCTGTTGCTCATCTATATGAACGAAGAGGATGCCTTCTGGGCTTTGGTCAAACTGCTGTCTGGACAGAAACACGCCATGCATG GGTTTTTTATCCCTGGCTTCCCCAAGCTGATGCGCTTCCAGGAGCACCATGACCGCATCCTCAAGAAGATGATGCCCAAACTGAAGTCACACCTG GACACACAGGAGGTATTCACCAGCCTGTACACTATGAAGTGGTTCTTCCAGTGTTTCCTGGACAGG ACCCCCTTCACCCTGACCCTGCGGATCTGGGACATCTAtatcctggagggagagagagttctgacCGCCATGTCTTACACGGTCCTCAAACTGCACAAGA aGCACCTGTTGAAGCTGTCTATGGAGGATCTGGTTGAGTTTCTGCAGGTGACTCTGGCCAAGGACTTCTTCTATGAGGATGACTTTGTGATTGAGCAGCTGCAGAACAACATGGTGGAGCTAAGGAGGTCCAAACTGGAGCTGGCCGCACCAG GTAAAGAAGACGAGTATCCCAAGAAGCTTCTTGGGCAGCTTCCCCCAGAGCCGGCGGTGAACCAGAACCACGTGGCGAATGGTCAAAGCCACGCACAGCCGGCCGAGCCCCCAAAAGCGCCCAGCCCCTCCCCCGAGCACCAGCGGGACAGCCAACCCCCCAACCGTGCGGGCAGGGACTCCCTGGAGAAGCTGGTCCGGCAGCACAAGGCTGAGAAGAGGGAGGCCAGATCACGGGGGTCCGGAGAGAACGCCGTCCACCTCGACCCCCACTGCAAACAGCCCTCCGTCCACATCGACCCCCACTGCAAACAGCCCTCCGTCCCCCCCCTTGCGACTCCAGAGAGAGGGTCCACACCTACACCGTCCCCGGCGCCCTCTCCCTCACCACACAACAACCCTCCTATAAAAGTGGTGGATGGAGGGAAGCCTCAGAACCACGCCACGGCCAACCACAACTCCAATGCCGCCTCCAGCAGCTCCCGTAAAGACATCGCCCCGCGCTGGGTCAAGCCCTCCGAGACCAAGCTGGAGGCGGCCAAGGCAGCGGCTGCCAGGGAGATACAGCTGAGCCGCGGTGGTTCCCCGGCTCCCTCCAGCCCTGATGACACCCTGCTGCTCAACCCCCGGCCCCGCTCCAGGGGCTTGATCCCAGGCTCCAACCGCGGCTCTAACTCCTCTCAGTACGACAACGTGCCAGGGGGGGCAGAGCAGGACTTtgtggaggagctggagaggtCACCATCGCCGTTCCTTCCCCCCACCCCCAGCCTGCAAGGACCAGTGGGTAGGCAGGCCAAACGCCACATCCCTGCTGGCCTGTCACTCAACAGCCCTGCGGGGGGTAAACCCTATGTCCACCCCAACGGCCAGAGCCAGTACCACACGCCCCCCCAGCAGTACTCCCCCGGCCGGCCTGCTATGGTGCCACTCCACTACCCTCCGTACAGTGTGAGCCTTGAGCAGAGGGGACTGGGAGAGGACAGGCACTACGGCCCCCCGCCCTCCCGAGGCACCCCACCTATGGGTCTGATGTATGGGGAGAGGGCGTACGTCACCACCCAGCGGCCCAGCCACTCTCCGGAGAAGGCCCTCATGAACAACTCCTATGCCACCACCCACAGGCAGCCTCCCAGCTCAGCCCAGCCCCCCCGGACCCTTGTAGTCCCGCAGGTCCCCCGCACCATACAGCAGCTGGACAGCCCTGGTAGTAACGCCTCCACATACCTGCACCAGCCCACACGGCTCACCTCTACTGCAGCCGCCTATCCGGTGTCCCCTACTGTTGCCTACAACAGGTACGAGGGgcggaggagaggggagcagacacAACCCTACCTGTCTGAGGGGCCAGGCCGGGGAGGGGCAGTGGAAGTGCAGCCGTGGGGGCAGCAGGAAGGTGGTGACATGACACGTGCCCCTGGAGGTGTACCCCGCTCCCCCAGCTTCCAGAGAGCCCAGATGTCCCCCGTGCAGGAGTTCACCTTCCCCCCCGGCCCTGACGGCCTGGCTCACTACAGGACACAGTTCCACGAGCAGCAGCAGCCCACCATGAGGCAGCAGCTCCCCCCGCTGTTCGGAGGACAACACTACAGGCACGCACCAGAGGCGTTCACCATGCAGGAGTCTATGTTGCTGTGA
- the LOC112216943 gene encoding USP6 N-terminal-like protein isoform X1 → MSMQVLHMVRELVSPSRRRAAARYGASGTEQDAVLRLEQERAEIVSKYDKGKEGATVEPWEDASFHLYKVIDRFGFVHENDLPSYDSVEEKQKHIEVERTSKWLKMMKSWDKYKNSEKLVRRIYKGIPLQLRGEVWCLLLDVPKIKEEKKDFYEKLKLRARGLSPDVRQIDLDVNRTYRDHIMFMTRYDVKQQALFHVLTAYSMYNTEVGYCQGMSQITALLLIYMNEEDAFWALVKLLSGQKHAMHGFFIPGFPKLMRFQEHHDRILKKMMPKLKSHLDTQEVFTSLYTMKWFFQCFLDRTPFTLTLRIWDIYILEGERVLTAMSYTVLKLHKKHLLKLSMEDLVEFLQVTLAKDFFYEDDFVIEQLQNNMVELRRSKLELAAPGKEDEYPKKLLGQLPPEPAVNQNHVANGQSHAQPAEPPKAPSPSPEHQRDSQPPNRAGRDSLEKLVRQHKAEKREARSRGSGENAVHLDPHCKQPSVHIDPHCKQPSVPPLATPERGSTPTPSPAPSPSPHNNPPIKVVDGGKPQNHATANHNSNAASSSSRKDIAPRWVKPSETKLEAAKAAAAREIQLSRGGSPAPSSPDDTLLLNPRPRSRGLIPGSNRGSNSSQYDNVPGGAEQDFVEELERSPSPFLPPTPSLQGPVGRQAKRHIPAGLSLNSPAGGKPYVHPNGQSQYHTPPQQYSPGRPAMVPLHYPPYSVSLEQRGLGEDRHYGPPPSRGTPPMGLMYGERAYVTTQRPSHSPEKALMNNSYATTHRQPPSSAQPPRTLVVPQVPRTIQQLDSPGSNASTYLHQPTRLTSTAAAYPVSPTVAYNRYEGRRRGEQTQPYLSEGPGRGGAVEVQPWGQQEGGDMTRAPGGVPRSPSFQRAQMSPVQEFTFPPGPDGLAHYRTQFHEQQQPTMRQQLPPLFGGQHYRHAPEAFTMQESMLL, encoded by the exons CGTCTGGTACAGAGCAGGATGCTGTGCTGAGGCTTGAGCAGGAGAGGGCTGAGATCGTCTCCAAATATGACAAG GGAAAAGAGGGCGCCACTGTGGAACCCTGGGAGGATGCAAGCTTCCACCTGTACAAAGTCATTGACCGCTTCGGCTTTgtaca tgAGAATGACCTTCCGTCCTACGACTCGGTGGAAGAGAAG CAAAAACACATAGAGGTAGAAAGGACCTCAAAATGGCTGAAGATGATGAAGAGCTGGGACAAGTATAAGAACAGTGAAAAG CTGGTGAGGCGGATCTATAAGGGAATTCCCCTACAGCTCCGAGGAGAGGTGTGGTGTCTGCTCCTCGACGTTCCCAAAataaaggaggagaagaaagactTCTACGAG AAGCTGAAGCTCAGGGCTCGAGGTCTGTCTCCTGATGTCCGTCAGATTGACCTGGATGTGAACCGAACCTACAGGGACCACATCATGTTCATGACCCGCTACGACGTCAA gCAGCAGGCTCTGTTCCACGTGCTAACAGCCTACTCCATGTACAACACG gaggTGGGGTACTGCCAGGGCATGAGTCAGATCACTGCTCTGTTGCTCATCTATATGAACGAAGAGGATGCCTTCTGGGCTTTGGTCAAACTGCTGTCTGGACAGAAACACGCCATGCATG GGTTTTTTATCCCTGGCTTCCCCAAGCTGATGCGCTTCCAGGAGCACCATGACCGCATCCTCAAGAAGATGATGCCCAAACTGAAGTCACACCTG GACACACAGGAGGTATTCACCAGCCTGTACACTATGAAGTGGTTCTTCCAGTGTTTCCTGGACAGG ACCCCCTTCACCCTGACCCTGCGGATCTGGGACATCTAtatcctggagggagagagagttctgacCGCCATGTCTTACACGGTCCTCAAACTGCACAAGA aGCACCTGTTGAAGCTGTCTATGGAGGATCTGGTTGAGTTTCTGCAGGTGACTCTGGCCAAGGACTTCTTCTATGAGGATGACTTTGTGATTGAGCAGCTGCAGAACAACATGGTGGAGCTAAGGAGGTCCAAACTGGAGCTGGCCGCACCAG GTAAAGAAGACGAGTATCCCAAGAAGCTTCTTGGGCAGCTTCCCCCAGAGCCGGCGGTGAACCAGAACCACGTGGCGAATGGTCAAAGCCACGCACAGCCGGCCGAGCCCCCAAAAGCGCCCAGCCCCTCCCCCGAGCACCAGCGGGACAGCCAACCCCCCAACCGTGCGGGCAGGGACTCCCTGGAGAAGCTGGTCCGGCAGCACAAGGCTGAGAAGAGGGAGGCCAGATCACGGGGGTCCGGAGAGAACGCCGTCCACCTCGACCCCCACTGCAAACAGCCCTCCGTCCACATCGACCCCCACTGCAAACAGCCCTCCGTCCCCCCCCTTGCGACTCCAGAGAGAGGGTCCACACCTACACCGTCCCCGGCGCCCTCTCCCTCACCACACAACAACCCTCCTATAAAAGTGGTGGATGGAGGGAAGCCTCAGAACCACGCCACGGCCAACCACAACTCCAATGCCGCCTCCAGCAGCTCCCGTAAAGACATCGCCCCGCGCTGGGTCAAGCCCTCCGAGACCAAGCTGGAGGCGGCCAAGGCAGCGGCTGCCAGGGAGATACAGCTGAGCCGCGGTGGTTCCCCGGCTCCCTCCAGCCCTGATGACACCCTGCTGCTCAACCCCCGGCCCCGCTCCAGGGGCTTGATCCCAGGCTCCAACCGCGGCTCTAACTCCTCTCAGTACGACAACGTGCCAGGGGGGGCAGAGCAGGACTTtgtggaggagctggagaggtCACCATCGCCGTTCCTTCCCCCCACCCCCAGCCTGCAAGGACCAGTGGGTAGGCAGGCCAAACGCCACATCCCTGCTGGCCTGTCACTCAACAGCCCTGCGGGGGGTAAACCCTATGTCCACCCCAACGGCCAGAGCCAGTACCACACGCCCCCCCAGCAGTACTCCCCCGGCCGGCCTGCTATGGTGCCACTCCACTACCCTCCGTACAGTGTGAGCCTTGAGCAGAGGGGACTGGGAGAGGACAGGCACTACGGCCCCCCGCCCTCCCGAGGCACCCCACCTATGGGTCTGATGTATGGGGAGAGGGCGTACGTCACCACCCAGCGGCCCAGCCACTCTCCGGAGAAGGCCCTCATGAACAACTCCTATGCCACCACCCACAGGCAGCCTCCCAGCTCAGCCCAGCCCCCCCGGACCCTTGTAGTCCCGCAGGTCCCCCGCACCATACAGCAGCTGGACAGCCCTGGTAGTAACGCCTCCACATACCTGCACCAGCCCACACGGCTCACCTCTACTGCAGCCGCCTATCCGGTGTCCCCTACTGTTGCCTACAACAGGTACGAGGGgcggaggagaggggagcagacacAACCCTACCTGTCTGAGGGGCCAGGCCGGGGAGGGGCAGTGGAAGTGCAGCCGTGGGGGCAGCAGGAAGGTGGTGACATGACACGTGCCCCTGGAGGTGTACCCCGCTCCCCCAGCTTCCAGAGAGCCCAGATGTCCCCCGTGCAGGAGTTCACCTTCCCCCCCGGCCCTGACGGCCTGGCTCACTACAGGACACAGTTCCACGAGCAGCAGCAGCCCACCATGAGGCAGCAGCTCCCCCCGCTGTTCGGAGGACAACACTACAGGCACGCACCAGAGGCGTTCACCATGCAGGAGTCTATGTTGCTGTGA
- the LOC112216943 gene encoding USP6 N-terminal-like protein isoform X3, with translation MTSGTEQDAVLRLEQERAEIVSKYDKGKEGATVEPWEDASFHLYKVIDRFGFVHENDLPSYDSVEEKQKHIEVERTSKWLKMMKSWDKYKNSEKLVRRIYKGIPLQLRGEVWCLLLDVPKIKEEKKDFYEKLKLRARGLSPDVRQIDLDVNRTYRDHIMFMTRYDVKQQALFHVLTAYSMYNTEVGYCQGMSQITALLLIYMNEEDAFWALVKLLSGQKHAMHGFFIPGFPKLMRFQEHHDRILKKMMPKLKSHLDTQEVFTSLYTMKWFFQCFLDRTPFTLTLRIWDIYILEGERVLTAMSYTVLKLHKKHLLKLSMEDLVEFLQVTLAKDFFYEDDFVIEQLQNNMVELRRSKLELAAPGKEDEYPKKLLGQLPPEPAVNQNHVANGQSHAQPAEPPKAPSPSPEHQRDSQPPNRAGRDSLEKLVRQHKAEKREARSRGSGENAVHLDPHCKQPSVHIDPHCKQPSVPPLATPERGSTPTPSPAPSPSPHNNPPIKVVDGGKPQNHATANHNSNAASSSSRKDIAPRWVKPSETKLEAAKAAAAREIQLSRGGSPAPSSPDDTLLLNPRPRSRGLIPGSNRGSNSSQYDNVPGGAEQDFVEELERSPSPFLPPTPSLQGPVGRQAKRHIPAGLSLNSPAGGKPYVHPNGQSQYHTPPQQYSPGRPAMVPLHYPPYSVSLEQRGLGEDRHYGPPPSRGTPPMGLMYGERAYVTTQRPSHSPEKALMNNSYATTHRQPPSSAQPPRTLVVPQVPRTIQQLDSPGSNASTYLHQPTRLTSTAAAYPVSPTVAYNRYEGRRRGEQTQPYLSEGPGRGGAVEVQPWGQQEGGDMTRAPGGVPRSPSFQRAQMSPVQEFTFPPGPDGLAHYRTQFHEQQQPTMRQQLPPLFGGQHYRHAPEAFTMQESMLL, from the exons CGTCTGGTACAGAGCAGGATGCTGTGCTGAGGCTTGAGCAGGAGAGGGCTGAGATCGTCTCCAAATATGACAAG GGAAAAGAGGGCGCCACTGTGGAACCCTGGGAGGATGCAAGCTTCCACCTGTACAAAGTCATTGACCGCTTCGGCTTTgtaca tgAGAATGACCTTCCGTCCTACGACTCGGTGGAAGAGAAG CAAAAACACATAGAGGTAGAAAGGACCTCAAAATGGCTGAAGATGATGAAGAGCTGGGACAAGTATAAGAACAGTGAAAAG CTGGTGAGGCGGATCTATAAGGGAATTCCCCTACAGCTCCGAGGAGAGGTGTGGTGTCTGCTCCTCGACGTTCCCAAAataaaggaggagaagaaagactTCTACGAG AAGCTGAAGCTCAGGGCTCGAGGTCTGTCTCCTGATGTCCGTCAGATTGACCTGGATGTGAACCGAACCTACAGGGACCACATCATGTTCATGACCCGCTACGACGTCAA gCAGCAGGCTCTGTTCCACGTGCTAACAGCCTACTCCATGTACAACACG gaggTGGGGTACTGCCAGGGCATGAGTCAGATCACTGCTCTGTTGCTCATCTATATGAACGAAGAGGATGCCTTCTGGGCTTTGGTCAAACTGCTGTCTGGACAGAAACACGCCATGCATG GGTTTTTTATCCCTGGCTTCCCCAAGCTGATGCGCTTCCAGGAGCACCATGACCGCATCCTCAAGAAGATGATGCCCAAACTGAAGTCACACCTG GACACACAGGAGGTATTCACCAGCCTGTACACTATGAAGTGGTTCTTCCAGTGTTTCCTGGACAGG ACCCCCTTCACCCTGACCCTGCGGATCTGGGACATCTAtatcctggagggagagagagttctgacCGCCATGTCTTACACGGTCCTCAAACTGCACAAGA aGCACCTGTTGAAGCTGTCTATGGAGGATCTGGTTGAGTTTCTGCAGGTGACTCTGGCCAAGGACTTCTTCTATGAGGATGACTTTGTGATTGAGCAGCTGCAGAACAACATGGTGGAGCTAAGGAGGTCCAAACTGGAGCTGGCCGCACCAG GTAAAGAAGACGAGTATCCCAAGAAGCTTCTTGGGCAGCTTCCCCCAGAGCCGGCGGTGAACCAGAACCACGTGGCGAATGGTCAAAGCCACGCACAGCCGGCCGAGCCCCCAAAAGCGCCCAGCCCCTCCCCCGAGCACCAGCGGGACAGCCAACCCCCCAACCGTGCGGGCAGGGACTCCCTGGAGAAGCTGGTCCGGCAGCACAAGGCTGAGAAGAGGGAGGCCAGATCACGGGGGTCCGGAGAGAACGCCGTCCACCTCGACCCCCACTGCAAACAGCCCTCCGTCCACATCGACCCCCACTGCAAACAGCCCTCCGTCCCCCCCCTTGCGACTCCAGAGAGAGGGTCCACACCTACACCGTCCCCGGCGCCCTCTCCCTCACCACACAACAACCCTCCTATAAAAGTGGTGGATGGAGGGAAGCCTCAGAACCACGCCACGGCCAACCACAACTCCAATGCCGCCTCCAGCAGCTCCCGTAAAGACATCGCCCCGCGCTGGGTCAAGCCCTCCGAGACCAAGCTGGAGGCGGCCAAGGCAGCGGCTGCCAGGGAGATACAGCTGAGCCGCGGTGGTTCCCCGGCTCCCTCCAGCCCTGATGACACCCTGCTGCTCAACCCCCGGCCCCGCTCCAGGGGCTTGATCCCAGGCTCCAACCGCGGCTCTAACTCCTCTCAGTACGACAACGTGCCAGGGGGGGCAGAGCAGGACTTtgtggaggagctggagaggtCACCATCGCCGTTCCTTCCCCCCACCCCCAGCCTGCAAGGACCAGTGGGTAGGCAGGCCAAACGCCACATCCCTGCTGGCCTGTCACTCAACAGCCCTGCGGGGGGTAAACCCTATGTCCACCCCAACGGCCAGAGCCAGTACCACACGCCCCCCCAGCAGTACTCCCCCGGCCGGCCTGCTATGGTGCCACTCCACTACCCTCCGTACAGTGTGAGCCTTGAGCAGAGGGGACTGGGAGAGGACAGGCACTACGGCCCCCCGCCCTCCCGAGGCACCCCACCTATGGGTCTGATGTATGGGGAGAGGGCGTACGTCACCACCCAGCGGCCCAGCCACTCTCCGGAGAAGGCCCTCATGAACAACTCCTATGCCACCACCCACAGGCAGCCTCCCAGCTCAGCCCAGCCCCCCCGGACCCTTGTAGTCCCGCAGGTCCCCCGCACCATACAGCAGCTGGACAGCCCTGGTAGTAACGCCTCCACATACCTGCACCAGCCCACACGGCTCACCTCTACTGCAGCCGCCTATCCGGTGTCCCCTACTGTTGCCTACAACAGGTACGAGGGgcggaggagaggggagcagacacAACCCTACCTGTCTGAGGGGCCAGGCCGGGGAGGGGCAGTGGAAGTGCAGCCGTGGGGGCAGCAGGAAGGTGGTGACATGACACGTGCCCCTGGAGGTGTACCCCGCTCCCCCAGCTTCCAGAGAGCCCAGATGTCCCCCGTGCAGGAGTTCACCTTCCCCCCCGGCCCTGACGGCCTGGCTCACTACAGGACACAGTTCCACGAGCAGCAGCAGCCCACCATGAGGCAGCAGCTCCCCCCGCTGTTCGGAGGACAACACTACAGGCACGCACCAGAGGCGTTCACCATGCAGGAGTCTATGTTGCTGTGA
- the LOC112216943 gene encoding USP6 N-terminal-like protein isoform X4: protein MFMTRYDVKQQALFHVLTAYSMYNTEVGYCQGMSQITALLLIYMNEEDAFWALVKLLSGQKHAMHGFFIPGFPKLMRFQEHHDRILKKMMPKLKSHLDTQEVFTSLYTMKWFFQCFLDRTPFTLTLRIWDIYILEGERVLTAMSYTVLKLHKKHLLKLSMEDLVEFLQVTLAKDFFYEDDFVIEQLQNNMVELRRSKLELAAPGKEDEYPKKLLGQLPPEPAVNQNHVANGQSHAQPAEPPKAPSPSPEHQRDSQPPNRAGRDSLEKLVRQHKAEKREARSRGSGENAVHLDPHCKQPSVHIDPHCKQPSVPPLATPERGSTPTPSPAPSPSPHNNPPIKVVDGGKPQNHATANHNSNAASSSSRKDIAPRWVKPSETKLEAAKAAAAREIQLSRGGSPAPSSPDDTLLLNPRPRSRGLIPGSNRGSNSSQYDNVPGGAEQDFVEELERSPSPFLPPTPSLQGPVGRQAKRHIPAGLSLNSPAGGKPYVHPNGQSQYHTPPQQYSPGRPAMVPLHYPPYSVSLEQRGLGEDRHYGPPPSRGTPPMGLMYGERAYVTTQRPSHSPEKALMNNSYATTHRQPPSSAQPPRTLVVPQVPRTIQQLDSPGSNASTYLHQPTRLTSTAAAYPVSPTVAYNRYEGRRRGEQTQPYLSEGPGRGGAVEVQPWGQQEGGDMTRAPGGVPRSPSFQRAQMSPVQEFTFPPGPDGLAHYRTQFHEQQQPTMRQQLPPLFGGQHYRHAPEAFTMQESMLL, encoded by the exons ATGTTCATGACCCGCTACGACGTCAA gCAGCAGGCTCTGTTCCACGTGCTAACAGCCTACTCCATGTACAACACG gaggTGGGGTACTGCCAGGGCATGAGTCAGATCACTGCTCTGTTGCTCATCTATATGAACGAAGAGGATGCCTTCTGGGCTTTGGTCAAACTGCTGTCTGGACAGAAACACGCCATGCATG GGTTTTTTATCCCTGGCTTCCCCAAGCTGATGCGCTTCCAGGAGCACCATGACCGCATCCTCAAGAAGATGATGCCCAAACTGAAGTCACACCTG GACACACAGGAGGTATTCACCAGCCTGTACACTATGAAGTGGTTCTTCCAGTGTTTCCTGGACAGG ACCCCCTTCACCCTGACCCTGCGGATCTGGGACATCTAtatcctggagggagagagagttctgacCGCCATGTCTTACACGGTCCTCAAACTGCACAAGA aGCACCTGTTGAAGCTGTCTATGGAGGATCTGGTTGAGTTTCTGCAGGTGACTCTGGCCAAGGACTTCTTCTATGAGGATGACTTTGTGATTGAGCAGCTGCAGAACAACATGGTGGAGCTAAGGAGGTCCAAACTGGAGCTGGCCGCACCAG GTAAAGAAGACGAGTATCCCAAGAAGCTTCTTGGGCAGCTTCCCCCAGAGCCGGCGGTGAACCAGAACCACGTGGCGAATGGTCAAAGCCACGCACAGCCGGCCGAGCCCCCAAAAGCGCCCAGCCCCTCCCCCGAGCACCAGCGGGACAGCCAACCCCCCAACCGTGCGGGCAGGGACTCCCTGGAGAAGCTGGTCCGGCAGCACAAGGCTGAGAAGAGGGAGGCCAGATCACGGGGGTCCGGAGAGAACGCCGTCCACCTCGACCCCCACTGCAAACAGCCCTCCGTCCACATCGACCCCCACTGCAAACAGCCCTCCGTCCCCCCCCTTGCGACTCCAGAGAGAGGGTCCACACCTACACCGTCCCCGGCGCCCTCTCCCTCACCACACAACAACCCTCCTATAAAAGTGGTGGATGGAGGGAAGCCTCAGAACCACGCCACGGCCAACCACAACTCCAATGCCGCCTCCAGCAGCTCCCGTAAAGACATCGCCCCGCGCTGGGTCAAGCCCTCCGAGACCAAGCTGGAGGCGGCCAAGGCAGCGGCTGCCAGGGAGATACAGCTGAGCCGCGGTGGTTCCCCGGCTCCCTCCAGCCCTGATGACACCCTGCTGCTCAACCCCCGGCCCCGCTCCAGGGGCTTGATCCCAGGCTCCAACCGCGGCTCTAACTCCTCTCAGTACGACAACGTGCCAGGGGGGGCAGAGCAGGACTTtgtggaggagctggagaggtCACCATCGCCGTTCCTTCCCCCCACCCCCAGCCTGCAAGGACCAGTGGGTAGGCAGGCCAAACGCCACATCCCTGCTGGCCTGTCACTCAACAGCCCTGCGGGGGGTAAACCCTATGTCCACCCCAACGGCCAGAGCCAGTACCACACGCCCCCCCAGCAGTACTCCCCCGGCCGGCCTGCTATGGTGCCACTCCACTACCCTCCGTACAGTGTGAGCCTTGAGCAGAGGGGACTGGGAGAGGACAGGCACTACGGCCCCCCGCCCTCCCGAGGCACCCCACCTATGGGTCTGATGTATGGGGAGAGGGCGTACGTCACCACCCAGCGGCCCAGCCACTCTCCGGAGAAGGCCCTCATGAACAACTCCTATGCCACCACCCACAGGCAGCCTCCCAGCTCAGCCCAGCCCCCCCGGACCCTTGTAGTCCCGCAGGTCCCCCGCACCATACAGCAGCTGGACAGCCCTGGTAGTAACGCCTCCACATACCTGCACCAGCCCACACGGCTCACCTCTACTGCAGCCGCCTATCCGGTGTCCCCTACTGTTGCCTACAACAGGTACGAGGGgcggaggagaggggagcagacacAACCCTACCTGTCTGAGGGGCCAGGCCGGGGAGGGGCAGTGGAAGTGCAGCCGTGGGGGCAGCAGGAAGGTGGTGACATGACACGTGCCCCTGGAGGTGTACCCCGCTCCCCCAGCTTCCAGAGAGCCCAGATGTCCCCCGTGCAGGAGTTCACCTTCCCCCCCGGCCCTGACGGCCTGGCTCACTACAGGACACAGTTCCACGAGCAGCAGCAGCCCACCATGAGGCAGCAGCTCCCCCCGCTGTTCGGAGGACAACACTACAGGCACGCACCAGAGGCGTTCACCATGCAGGAGTCTATGTTGCTGTGA